A single window of Brevundimonas naejangsanensis DNA harbors:
- the nuoN gene encoding NADH-quinone oxidoreductase subunit NuoN, translating to MTDLSSALHLSAPELTLAVGGLVLLMVGAFSGEKSTRLVSGLSVLLLLAATALAVIGPLGSAFNGAYVADPLAVYGKALIFLSAAVAVVLGDSWMHRNNIAKFEYPVLIVLASVGMGMMASSGDLISLYIGIEMHSLALYVLAAYRRDDLKASEAGLKYFVLGALSSGLLLYGASLIYGFAGSMRFEDIAAFASANPGPGLIFGLVFLICGLAFKVSAAPFHMWTPDVYEGAPTPVVALFSTAPKVAAMVLIIRVLIEGFGLAHAQWAQVLILISLISFAVGAFGGLMQKDIQRLLAYSSIINIGYALLGVAAGTQVGVQATLMFMTLYVVDQIGFFAILLSLSRNGRPIRKIADLAGLKKDRPLTAVALTILSLSAIGIPPMSGFWGKFYVFGAAADAGYWMAGAAGLVASVVAGFYYLRIIKVIWFDTPEFDVTTDKAPVSAQWIGWAAAAFSFPVLLVALTWLEPLTRAAAAGVGIG from the coding sequence ATGACTGATCTGTCTTCCGCCCTTCATCTCTCGGCCCCGGAACTGACCCTTGCGGTCGGCGGTCTGGTGCTGCTCATGGTCGGCGCCTTCTCCGGCGAGAAGTCGACGCGCCTGGTTTCGGGCCTGTCGGTTCTGCTGCTGCTGGCGGCGACGGCGTTGGCCGTCATCGGCCCCCTGGGTTCGGCCTTCAACGGGGCCTATGTGGCCGATCCGCTGGCCGTTTACGGCAAGGCGCTCATCTTCCTGTCCGCCGCTGTGGCCGTGGTGCTGGGCGACAGCTGGATGCACCGCAACAACATCGCCAAGTTCGAATATCCGGTCCTGATCGTGCTGGCCTCGGTCGGCATGGGCATGATGGCGTCGTCGGGCGACCTGATCTCGCTCTACATCGGCATCGAGATGCACTCTCTGGCCCTCTATGTTCTGGCCGCCTATCGCCGCGACGACCTGAAGGCCTCGGAAGCCGGTCTGAAGTACTTCGTCCTGGGCGCCCTGTCGTCGGGTCTGCTGCTGTACGGCGCCAGCCTGATCTACGGTTTCGCCGGGTCGATGCGGTTCGAGGACATCGCCGCCTTCGCCAGCGCCAACCCCGGTCCGGGCCTGATCTTCGGCCTGGTCTTCCTGATCTGCGGTCTGGCGTTCAAGGTTTCGGCCGCGCCGTTCCACATGTGGACGCCGGACGTCTATGAAGGCGCCCCGACCCCGGTCGTGGCCCTGTTCTCGACCGCGCCCAAGGTGGCGGCCATGGTGCTGATCATCCGCGTCCTGATCGAAGGCTTCGGCCTGGCGCACGCCCAGTGGGCCCAGGTGCTGATCCTGATCTCGCTGATCAGCTTCGCTGTCGGCGCCTTCGGCGGCCTGATGCAGAAGGACATCCAGCGCCTGCTGGCCTATTCCTCGATCATCAACATCGGCTACGCCCTGCTGGGCGTGGCGGCGGGCACGCAGGTCGGCGTGCAGGCGACCCTGATGTTCATGACCCTGTACGTCGTGGACCAGATCGGCTTCTTCGCCATCCTTCTGTCGCTGAGCCGCAACGGCCGTCCGATCCGCAAGATCGCGGATCTTGCGGGCCTGAAAAAGGACCGCCCGCTGACGGCCGTCGCCCTGACGATCCTGTCGCTGTCGGCCATCGGCATCCCGCCGATGTCGGGTTTCTGGGGCAAGTTCTACGTCTTCGGCGCAGCCGCCGACGCCGGTTACTGGATGGCGGGCGCCGCGGGCCTGGTGGCCTCGGTCGTGGCGGGCTTCTACTACCTGCGCATCATCAAGGTCATTTGGTTCGACACGCCCGAGTTCGACGTGACGACGGACAAGGCGCCGGTCAGCGCGCAGTGGATCGGCTGGGCGGCTGCGGCCTTCAGCTTCCCGGTGCTGCTGGTCGCACTGACCTGGCTGGAGCCGCTGACGCGCGCGGCGGCCGCAGGCGTCGGGATCGGATAA
- a CDS encoding biotin--[acetyl-CoA-carboxylase] ligase, translating into MAAPVLILEETDSTNAEARRRAEAGEAGPLWIAARRQTAGRGRRGRAWDSRDGNLATTLLLTLNRSPAEAAQLTFAAALAVADLLDLYVPPALVRIKWPNDVLLDGRKSSGILIESGPAPSGGLWLAVGIGVNLSHAPEGTERPTTCIAEHLRHDVASGPSMEEGARALAETFDAWLERWTRLGFQPVLDAWVARTPGLFGPCTARLSHETVSGIADGVEADGALRLKLPDGSLRVISAGDVFFGEAA; encoded by the coding sequence TTGGCGGCTCCGGTCCTGATCCTCGAAGAAACCGACTCCACCAACGCCGAGGCGCGTCGTCGCGCCGAGGCGGGCGAGGCCGGGCCGCTGTGGATCGCGGCCCGGCGTCAGACCGCCGGGCGGGGCCGGCGCGGCCGGGCCTGGGACAGCCGGGACGGCAACCTGGCCACGACCCTGTTGCTGACGCTGAACCGCTCGCCGGCCGAGGCGGCGCAACTGACCTTCGCCGCCGCGCTGGCTGTGGCGGACCTGCTCGATCTTTATGTTCCGCCCGCGCTGGTCCGCATCAAATGGCCCAATGACGTGCTGCTGGACGGGCGTAAGTCGTCCGGCATCCTGATCGAATCCGGTCCTGCGCCTTCCGGCGGCCTGTGGCTGGCCGTAGGCATCGGCGTGAACCTGTCCCATGCGCCCGAAGGGACCGAGCGGCCTACAACCTGCATCGCCGAGCACCTGCGTCACGACGTGGCGTCCGGGCCGTCTATGGAGGAGGGGGCCAGGGCGCTGGCCGAAACCTTTGACGCCTGGCTGGAACGCTGGACGCGGTTGGGCTTTCAGCCGGTGCTGGACGCCTGGGTGGCGCGGACGCCGGGTCTGTTCGGGCCGTGCACCGCGCGATTAAGCCATGAAACCGTGAGCGGGATCGCCGACGGCGTCGAGGCCGACGGCGCTCTGCGTCTGAAATTGCCGGACGGAAGCCTGCGAGTGATCTCTGCGGGCGACGTCTTCTTCGGAGAGGCCGCCTGA
- a CDS encoding type III pantothenate kinase — protein sequence MMLLAIEQGNTNTLFAVHDGQEWIFQWRTATDPMRTADEYAVWLHQLFEMRGQGLTMADMDGCIISSVVPQSIFNLRNLARRYLSVEPLVIGENVELGIEVRIHKPSEAGADRLVNAIGALQAYEGDLLLIDSGTATTFDVVSGANGKGGGAFEGGLIAPGINLSLQALHEAAAKLPRIAIQRPETVIGRDTVTSMQSGVFWGYIALIEGLVDRIKAEWGKPMTVIGTGGVASLFEGATDSIDRFDPDLTIRGLLEIWRRNSHL from the coding sequence CTGATGCTGCTGGCGATCGAGCAAGGCAACACCAACACCCTGTTCGCCGTCCATGACGGTCAGGAGTGGATTTTCCAGTGGCGCACCGCCACCGATCCCATGCGCACGGCCGATGAATACGCCGTCTGGCTGCATCAGCTGTTCGAGATGCGCGGTCAGGGCCTGACGATGGCCGACATGGACGGTTGCATCATCTCCAGCGTGGTGCCGCAGTCGATCTTCAACCTGCGCAACCTGGCGCGTCGCTATCTCAGCGTCGAACCCCTGGTCATCGGCGAGAACGTCGAGCTGGGCATCGAGGTGCGCATCCATAAGCCCAGCGAGGCCGGGGCCGACCGCCTGGTCAACGCCATCGGCGCGCTACAGGCCTATGAGGGCGACCTGCTGCTGATCGACAGCGGCACGGCGACCACGTTCGACGTCGTCTCCGGCGCCAACGGCAAGGGCGGGGGCGCCTTTGAGGGCGGGTTGATCGCGCCGGGCATCAATCTGTCGCTGCAGGCCCTGCATGAGGCGGCGGCCAAGCTGCCGCGCATCGCCATTCAACGTCCCGAGACCGTCATCGGGCGCGACACCGTCACCTCCATGCAATCGGGCGTCTTCTGGGGCTATATCGCCCTGATCGAAGGGCTGGTGGACCGCATCAAGGCCGAGTGGGGCAAGCCCATGACGGTGATCGGCACCGGCGGCGTCGCCTCACTGTTCGAGGGCGCAACTGACTCTATCGACCGGTTCGATCCGGACCTGACCATCCGCGGCCTACTCGAAATCTGGCGGCGGAACTCCCATCTGTAA
- a CDS encoding ribonuclease J gives MTKKNQNDELVFLPLGGSNEVGMNLNAYGFGPAHDRKWIIVDVGVTFGDQSTPGVDVIVPDPTFLEGENILGIVLTHAHEDHIGALGWLWPRIQAPLYATPFTAFLIREKLRDAGIYEDVELIEAPLGSTVNLGPFEVTYVTITHSIAEPNGLAIKTPLGTVLHTGDWKIDNDPVVGERTDVDFIQKLGDEGVLAMVCDSTNVFVDGVAGSEGDVKVKLAELIQGLKGRVAVGCFASNVARMDSVIRAAEAAGRRVALAGRSMHRITAAAKSVGMLSDLKPFLSEQEARVWPADEILYLCTGSQGEARAALSRVAEGTHPFIKLGQGDHCIFSSRVIPGNELAIGRLQDKMAERGVRIYTEKDHPGIHVSGHPCRDELRQMYQWARPQIAVPTHGMRRHLIEHGNLAKDMQVPETVTPRNGDMVRLAPGPAAIIDEVPSGRLFVDGGMLVEEGGEALRERKHAANNGILIVSFALDKRGRIASDIDVRGIGLPGDADRPLGDVLDDMAERVENTVRGLKGEALQDEMVIEQAVSRTLKKASQQIWDRRPIVETVVLRL, from the coding sequence ATGACTAAGAAAAATCAAAACGACGAACTCGTCTTCCTGCCGCTGGGCGGCTCGAACGAGGTCGGAATGAACCTGAACGCCTATGGCTTCGGCCCGGCGCATGATCGCAAATGGATCATCGTCGACGTCGGCGTGACCTTTGGCGACCAGTCCACGCCGGGCGTGGACGTGATCGTGCCCGATCCGACCTTCCTGGAAGGCGAGAACATCCTCGGCATCGTGCTGACGCACGCGCACGAGGACCATATCGGGGCCCTGGGCTGGCTGTGGCCGCGCATTCAGGCGCCTCTGTACGCCACGCCCTTCACCGCCTTCCTGATCCGCGAGAAGCTGCGCGACGCGGGCATCTATGAAGATGTCGAACTGATCGAGGCCCCGCTGGGTTCGACGGTGAACCTGGGCCCGTTCGAGGTGACCTATGTCACCATCACCCACTCGATCGCCGAGCCGAACGGCCTGGCCATCAAGACCCCGCTGGGCACGGTGCTGCACACCGGCGACTGGAAGATCGACAACGATCCGGTCGTGGGCGAGCGCACCGACGTCGACTTCATCCAGAAGCTGGGCGACGAGGGCGTCCTGGCCATGGTGTGCGACTCCACCAACGTCTTCGTCGACGGCGTCGCAGGCTCCGAGGGTGACGTAAAGGTCAAGCTGGCCGAGCTGATCCAGGGCCTGAAGGGCCGGGTGGCCGTGGGCTGCTTCGCCTCCAACGTCGCGCGCATGGACAGCGTGATCCGCGCGGCAGAGGCCGCCGGACGCCGCGTGGCCCTGGCCGGTCGCTCGATGCACCGCATCACCGCCGCCGCCAAGTCGGTCGGGATGTTGAGCGACCTCAAGCCCTTCCTGTCCGAACAGGAAGCCAGAGTCTGGCCGGCGGACGAGATCCTGTACCTGTGCACCGGCAGCCAGGGCGAGGCGCGTGCGGCTCTGTCGCGCGTGGCCGAAGGGACGCATCCCTTCATCAAGCTGGGGCAGGGGGATCACTGCATCTTCTCGTCGCGCGTCATTCCCGGCAACGAACTGGCCATCGGCCGGCTGCAGGACAAGATGGCCGAGCGCGGAGTACGCATCTATACCGAAAAGGATCACCCCGGCATCCACGTCTCGGGCCACCCGTGCCGCGACGAACTGCGTCAGATGTATCAGTGGGCCCGGCCGCAGATCGCCGTGCCGACCCACGGCATGCGCCGCCACCTGATCGAGCACGGCAATCTGGCCAAGGACATGCAGGTCCCCGAGACGGTGACGCCGCGCAATGGCGACATGGTGCGCCTGGCGCCTGGACCCGCGGCCATTATCGATGAAGTGCCCTCGGGCCGCCTGTTCGTCGACGGCGGCATGCTGGTCGAGGAGGGCGGCGAGGCCCTGCGCGAGCGCAAGCACGCGGCCAACAACGGCATCCTGATCGTCAGCTTCGCTCTGGATAAGCGCGGCCGCATCGCCAGCGACATTGACGTGCGCGGCATCGGCCTGCCTGGCGACGCGGATCGTCCGCTGGGCGACGTGCTGGACGACATGGCCGAGCGCGTCGAGAACACGGTGCGCGGCCTGAAGGGCGAGGCGCTGCAAGACGAAATGGTCATCGAACAGGCCGTCAGCCGGACCCTGAAGAAGGCCAGCCAGCAGATCTGGGACCGTCGTCCGATCGTCGAAACCGTGGTGCTGAGGCTCTGA
- a CDS encoding DUF3088 family protein encodes MADRLYLLNPDWFDDQGGPWFCPPGARIEGVLGLYPRLREHLTVTYLDHPRPRPAVIAEVGEANQSCPLLVLDGEFDWPDAQVSEETGARFLQDDDILPYWAARYGIGRPHP; translated from the coding sequence ATGGCGGATCGGCTGTATCTACTGAACCCGGATTGGTTCGACGATCAGGGCGGGCCGTGGTTCTGTCCGCCGGGCGCGCGGATCGAAGGCGTGTTGGGCCTTTATCCGCGCCTGCGCGAGCACCTGACCGTGACCTATCTGGATCACCCGCGCCCGCGTCCGGCCGTGATCGCCGAGGTGGGGGAGGCGAACCAGAGCTGCCCGCTTCTGGTGCTGGACGGCGAGTTCGACTGGCCTGACGCTCAGGTCAGCGAGGAAACGGGCGCGCGCTTCCTGCAGGACGACGACATCCTGCCGTATTGGGCCGCGCGTTACGGCATCGGGCGGCCGCATCCGTAA
- a CDS encoding 5-carboxymethyl-2-hydroxymuconate Delta-isomerase gives MPQITLEHPTHFDATDWRALALEIHRLCVEVVGATLPACKTRIVRCENLIVADGAPEQAMVHCDLPILSGRTQEQKTALGEAVQAALLAGVAPYDGPRQISVEIGNLDRDNYRKVTL, from the coding sequence ATGCCACAGATTACGCTGGAACACCCCACCCATTTCGACGCGACCGACTGGCGCGCCCTGGCGCTGGAGATCCATCGCCTCTGTGTCGAGGTGGTCGGCGCCACCCTGCCCGCCTGCAAGACGCGCATCGTGCGCTGCGAAAACCTGATCGTCGCCGACGGCGCCCCGGAACAGGCCATGGTCCACTGCGACCTGCCCATCCTCAGCGGCCGCACCCAGGAGCAGAAGACCGCCCTGGGCGAAGCGGTGCAAGCCGCCCTGCTGGCCGGCGTCGCGCCCTATGACGGCCCACGCCAGATCTCGGTCGAGATCGGTAATCTGGACCGCGACAACTATCGCAAGGTCACGCTTTAA
- a CDS encoding DUF1467 family protein, giving the protein MPLGPFTLVATFLTVWWIVLFAILPLGMSDQVKDPPTDGTQWGAPKNPNLKKKFITTTWVSIIVWLVIVAFVWVGWTPIPDITHANAL; this is encoded by the coding sequence ATGCCCCTTGGCCCCTTCACCCTGGTCGCCACTTTCCTGACGGTGTGGTGGATCGTGTTGTTCGCCATCCTGCCGCTGGGGATGTCTGATCAGGTCAAGGATCCGCCGACGGACGGCACCCAGTGGGGCGCGCCGAAGAATCCGAACCTGAAAAAGAAGTTCATCACCACGACCTGGGTGTCGATCATCGTCTGGCTGGTGATCGTCGCCTTCGTCTGGGTCGGTTGGACCCCAATCCCCGACATCACCCACGCGAACGCGCTCTAG
- the proS gene encoding proline--tRNA ligase — translation MRLSRYFLPILKEAPSDAQIVSHQLMLRAGMIKQEAAGIYAWLPLGLRVLRKIENIVREEQVKAGAVELLMPTLQLADLWRESGRYDAYGPEMLRITDRHERELLYGPTNEEMVTDIFRGFVKSYKSLPLNLFHIQWKFRDERRPRFGVMRGREFLMKDAYSFDIDEASARIAYKRMFAAYLNTFARLGLKAVPMRADTGPIGGDLSHEFIVLAETGESEVFCDRKLVEMAPPGHDLSVEQLEGVFTERTALYAATEEMHDAAQFETQTAEGDRLSARGIEVGHIFYFGTKYSAAMKANVQGPNGKDAPVHMGSYGVGVSRLLGAIIEASHDAGGIIWPDAVAPFDVVVINLRASDEAVSAACEEAVAKLEAAGKDVLYDDTDERPGGKFATADLIGVPWQLTIGPKGLAEGVVELKRRATGEKQSLSLDAALELLTK, via the coding sequence ATGCGCCTGTCGCGCTACTTCCTGCCGATCCTGAAAGAAGCCCCCTCCGACGCCCAGATCGTGTCGCATCAGCTGATGCTGCGCGCGGGCATGATCAAGCAGGAGGCCGCCGGCATCTACGCCTGGCTGCCGCTGGGCCTGCGGGTGCTGCGCAAGATCGAAAACATCGTGCGCGAGGAACAGGTCAAGGCCGGCGCTGTCGAGCTGCTGATGCCGACGCTGCAACTGGCCGACCTGTGGCGCGAGAGCGGCCGCTACGACGCCTATGGCCCGGAGATGCTGCGCATCACCGACCGCCACGAGCGCGAGCTGCTGTACGGGCCGACCAATGAGGAGATGGTCACCGACATCTTCCGCGGCTTCGTGAAGTCGTACAAATCCCTGCCGCTGAACCTCTTCCACATCCAGTGGAAGTTCCGCGACGAGCGCCGTCCGCGCTTCGGCGTCATGCGCGGCCGCGAGTTCCTGATGAAGGACGCCTATTCCTTCGACATCGACGAGGCGTCCGCCCGCATCGCCTACAAGCGGATGTTCGCCGCCTATCTGAACACCTTCGCCCGTCTGGGCCTGAAGGCTGTGCCGATGCGCGCCGACACCGGCCCGATCGGCGGCGACCTGAGCCACGAGTTCATCGTCCTGGCCGAGACGGGCGAGAGCGAAGTCTTCTGCGACCGCAAGCTGGTCGAGATGGCGCCGCCGGGCCACGACCTCAGCGTCGAGCAACTTGAAGGCGTGTTCACCGAGCGCACGGCCCTGTACGCCGCAACCGAGGAAATGCACGACGCGGCTCAGTTCGAGACCCAGACCGCCGAGGGCGACCGCCTGTCGGCGCGCGGCATCGAGGTCGGCCACATCTTCTACTTCGGCACCAAATATTCGGCGGCGATGAAAGCCAATGTCCAGGGGCCGAACGGCAAGGACGCGCCGGTCCACATGGGCAGCTACGGCGTCGGCGTCTCGCGCCTGCTGGGCGCCATCATCGAGGCCAGCCACGACGCTGGGGGCATCATCTGGCCGGACGCGGTCGCCCCGTTCGACGTGGTGGTGATCAACCTGCGCGCCAGCGACGAGGCCGTCTCGGCCGCGTGCGAAGAGGCCGTGGCCAAGCTGGAAGCGGCGGGCAAGGACGTCCTCTACGACGACACGGACGAGCGACCGGGCGGCAAGTTCGCCACCGCCGACCTGATCGGCGTGCCGTGGCAGCTGACGATCGGACCCAAGGGCCTGGCCGAGGGCGTGGTGGAGCTGAAGCGCCGCGCCACCGGCGAGAAGCAGAGCCTGTCGCTGGACGCCGCTCTGGAGCTGCTTACGAAATGA
- a CDS encoding lipoprotein-releasing ABC transporter permease subunit, which translates to MTDAATASAPPPVSKPAGPFSSWEIGLALRYLRAKRKQGGVALIAMISFIGIMLAVAVLISVMSIMAGFRGTLMDRILSFNGHMYVQGPLLYAPDRDAALKRIADVPGVVAVTPLTESAAMFRAGNLATGGMVRGVRPQDLASMKFVFESLSPEAREQFGKGEYGGDHVLIGKTLAAEAGLREGDPISLYSPTGADSAFGNLGGLEKTYIVGGVYTSGAADYDRAFIFMPLEQAQLFFGKDGVWDIIEMKVAEPDKVENLLAPVQRAAGAGNVVTDWRNRQAAIWGALQVERTAMSIILGMVVAIAAMNIISGIVMLVKNKTRDIAILRTVGASQSSILRIFFVSGAAIGIGGTIAGLVLGLLFCWNIGAIQHFLEGLLGVQLFNAEVYMLDSVPAKVDLWDVVGVTVFSFLMSCLASLPPSWNASRIDPVEALRFE; encoded by the coding sequence ATGACCGACGCCGCGACGGCTTCCGCTCCGCCGCCCGTATCCAAGCCCGCTGGCCCCTTCTCCAGTTGGGAGATCGGGCTGGCCCTCCGCTATCTGCGCGCCAAGCGCAAACAGGGCGGGGTGGCGCTGATCGCCATGATCAGCTTCATCGGCATCATGCTGGCTGTCGCCGTGTTGATCAGCGTCATGAGCATCATGGCGGGCTTTCGCGGCACGCTGATGGACCGCATCCTGTCGTTCAACGGCCATATGTACGTGCAGGGGCCGCTGCTCTATGCGCCTGACCGCGACGCGGCGTTGAAGCGGATCGCCGACGTACCCGGCGTCGTGGCGGTTACGCCTTTGACCGAAAGCGCCGCCATGTTCCGCGCGGGCAATCTGGCGACCGGGGGCATGGTGCGTGGGGTGAGGCCCCAGGATCTGGCCTCGATGAAGTTCGTCTTTGAAAGCCTGAGCCCCGAGGCGCGCGAGCAGTTCGGCAAGGGCGAATACGGCGGCGATCACGTCCTGATCGGCAAGACCCTGGCCGCAGAAGCGGGCCTGCGCGAAGGCGATCCTATCTCGCTATATTCGCCGACCGGCGCCGACAGCGCCTTCGGCAATCTGGGCGGGCTGGAGAAAACCTATATCGTCGGCGGCGTCTATACGTCGGGTGCGGCCGATTACGACCGGGCCTTCATCTTCATGCCGTTGGAGCAGGCTCAGCTCTTCTTCGGCAAGGACGGCGTCTGGGACATCATCGAGATGAAGGTGGCCGAGCCGGATAAGGTCGAGAACCTGCTGGCGCCGGTGCAGCGCGCGGCCGGGGCGGGCAACGTCGTGACCGACTGGCGCAACCGTCAGGCGGCAATCTGGGGCGCGCTTCAGGTCGAGCGCACGGCCATGAGCATCATCCTGGGCATGGTGGTCGCCATCGCCGCCATGAACATCATCAGCGGCATCGTCATGCTGGTGAAGAACAAGACGCGCGACATCGCCATCCTGCGGACCGTGGGGGCGAGCCAGTCGTCCATCCTGCGCATCTTCTTCGTCTCAGGCGCGGCCATCGGCATCGGCGGCACGATTGCGGGCCTGGTGCTGGGCCTGCTGTTCTGCTGGAACATCGGCGCGATCCAGCATTTCCTGGAGGGGCTGCTGGGCGTCCAGCTGTTCAACGCCGAAGTCTATATGCTCGATTCCGTCCCGGCCAAGGTTGATCTGTGGGACGTGGTCGGTGTGACCGTCTTCTCCTTCCTCATGAGTTGCCTGGCCAGCTTGCCCCCGTCGTGGAATGCGTCGCGCATCGATCCGGTGGAGGCCCTGCGTTTTGAATAG
- a CDS encoding ABC transporter ATP-binding protein, with protein MNRLLKKKPVVAAETNGAILSLRGVTRTYPTAQGGLTVLKGVDLEVMPGEVVGLIGPSGSGKSSLLHAAGLLERPTSGQVLIDGEDVGGLDERARTRLRLHRIGFVYQFHHLLPEFDALDNVALPMRIAGVREGEARRRATEQLTALGLGQRITHQPAQLSGGEQQRVAIARALANSPRLLLADEPTGNLDPTTSQAVFEALRELAKTTGVAALIATHNMELAGHMDRVFALKDGHLVQRAAESQAY; from the coding sequence TTGAATAGGCTGCTGAAGAAGAAGCCCGTCGTCGCCGCTGAGACGAACGGCGCCATCCTGTCGCTGCGCGGGGTCACGCGCACCTATCCGACGGCGCAGGGCGGGCTGACGGTGCTCAAGGGCGTCGATCTGGAGGTCATGCCGGGCGAGGTCGTCGGCCTGATCGGACCGTCCGGCTCGGGCAAGTCCAGCCTGCTGCACGCGGCGGGCCTGCTGGAGCGGCCGACCAGCGGTCAGGTGTTGATCGACGGCGAGGATGTCGGCGGGCTGGACGAGCGGGCGCGCACCCGCCTTCGCTTGCATCGCATCGGTTTTGTCTATCAGTTCCACCACTTGCTGCCGGAGTTCGACGCTCTGGACAACGTCGCCCTGCCGATGCGCATTGCAGGCGTGCGGGAAGGGGAGGCGCGTCGCCGCGCGACCGAGCAGCTGACCGCGCTCGGCCTTGGTCAGCGGATTACGCACCAGCCGGCGCAACTGTCGGGCGGCGAACAACAACGCGTTGCCATCGCCCGCGCCCTGGCCAACAGTCCGCGTCTGCTGTTGGCGGACGAGCCGACCGGCAACCTGGACCCAACCACCAGTCAGGCGGTGTTCGAGGCCTTGCGCGAACTGGCCAAGACCACGGGCGTCGCGGCTTTGATCGCCACGCACAACATGGAACTGGCCGGTCATATGGACCGCGTCTTCGCGCTGAAGGACGGCCATCTGGTGCAGCGCGCCGCCGAAAGTCAGGCCTATTAG